The nucleotide window AATTTTAAGAGATGTCTGCCTAAAATGAAGTGTTGTGGAACATTCTCATGTTATTATCTTTTTTCCCTTCAGGTGTGTCCATCTAATGAGCCTCCTGCGTTCTAGTGCCACCATGAAGGATCGTGATTCTCTCTCTCTGCTTCACTACTCTGGTTCAGGCAAGACAAGCCCTCCGTTCCCCTCCGCTGCTCTCCATCCCAGCTCCCCCGTTTTGGGAAAACCCCAGCCTTTCTGCCTGCAGTCCGGCCAGCATCTCATCGCCTCCATGCAGCTCCAAAAACTCAACAGCCACTATCAGAATCTGTCCTCTGCAGCTACAACCGGAACCAACCGAGGCTACGGAGCCACCATGCTGGGCCCAGGACAGATCACCACTCCTGGGGCAGCACAGGCACCTGGCATCATTGATTCTGATCCGGTCGATGAGGAAGTTTTGATGTCGCTTGTGGTGGAGCTGGGTTTGGACCGTGCTAATGAGCTTCCAGAGCTGTGGCTGGGTCAGAACGAGTTTGATTTCATCGCGGATGTGCCGGCTGGCTGCTGACTAAATCTCTGGGTGCTACCAAATCTCCCTCTGTCTTTAAAATCAAAGCTTCTAAACAATGGCTATCAATGAGAAGAAAACTGAACTGTCAAGAGCTGTTATTTACAGCTTTGGAGGGCAGACTTATGTGAGCTATAGACTTCTGTTTGTTAGAGAAGTCGAAGGACTAAGCACACATAGCCTACCAAAAAGACGTTTCCCTCTGCCTTACAGGCGTTTATATTTCTAAAGCTCTTTCACACCCTAATAAAATCCACATTATGATATGTGGAATGGATTTGAAGAGTCGCCTCATTGTGAGGTTGGTGGAAGAAGAGATATACTGCAAAAATGGTTTGTAGAGAACAAAGGTTTCGGCTACCCTTGCCTGCCTGCTGTGGGTTGGTGACTTCCAGCCCTTGTTTGGACTAACGGATGGTATTACAAGTGTGTAACGGAAGGTGATCGTGAAATTGGTGCACCTCCATCATTCGAGAGATTCCCTCGAGAAGCCGTGTCACTGCAGGCTTCGCTGGTCACGGAGGAACTCGA belongs to Garra rufa chromosome 3, GarRuf1.0, whole genome shotgun sequence and includes:
- the cited1 gene encoding cbp/p300-interacting transactivator 1, yielding MSLLRSSATMKDRDSLSLLHYSGSGKTSPPFPSAALHPSSPVLGKPQPFCLQSGQHLIASMQLQKLNSHYQNLSSAATTGTNRGYGATMLGPGQITTPGAAQAPGIIDSDPVDEEVLMSLVVELGLDRANELPELWLGQNEFDFIADVPAGC